TCGGGAAAACTGGGGCGAACCTCTCAACGACATTGCCCATGGCTTCCGACGGATTTTGGATCACCATCAGGATACGGCGCTGCTATTGCCGATGCACCGTAATCCCACGGTGCGTGAACCGTTGAAAGCGATTTTGGGTGAGCATCCCCGCGTATTTTTAGTCGAACCGCTAGATTACACATCATTAATTGGGGCGATGAAGCGTTGCCATTTGTTGATGACTGATTCTGGTGGGATCCAGGAAGAAGCGCCATCTCTGGGTAAACCCGTGTTGGTGTTGCGTGAAACAACGGAGCGACCTGAGGCGATGATGGCGGGTACCGCCAAGTTAATTGGCACGGAAACGCAGCGGATGTTTGAAGAAGCCGATCGATTGTTGACTGATCCGGCGGCCTACGGTGAAATGGCTAATGCGGCGAGTCCGTTTGGTGATGGTACGGCGTCGGATCAGATTGTCGCGCTGGTTGAGAAGTATCTCTCAAAGTCTCTTTGATGGGGCTTTTCCGGAATTGATATTTGTCCCATGAGGTACTCTGTCGGCCAGCTTCGCTGGCCGATTTGTTTGTTTGCTGGTGCGTTGTTGGAGCGAATTGCTTGATTTGTCTTAGTCACGCGGCAGCATTGTTGCGCGGAATGCTTGGATCATTTTCAAATGTGATTTTGGAAATGGGAATTGATCTAACTGATTGAGCTTGATCCAGCGTTGCTCAATTGCTGCCCCATTGCTATTTGCGGTTTGTCGATGGGTCTCTGTCTCTATATCTAAGTCAGCCTGGTATACGTGAAATGTCGCTTTGAAATGCGTGTAGGTATGCTCAATCTGGATGATCGCGGTTGGTAATTTGAATCGGATACCAAAATTTTGGGGAATAGTTTTTTTAATTGCATTCAGCGTTGATCGACCGGATGGAACTTCAAGACTGGGAAACTCCCAAAGCCCACCCAATAGACCTTGTTCGGGTCGTTGATTGATTAAGATTTCACCCTGATTATTGGTAATCATCACGACGCCGATCGTCTTATGGGGCAACGATTTTTTCCGTTCAGAAATTGGCAGTTGGGTTTGTTGGTTGTGTTGGTATGCCTGACAAGATGTTCGCCAGGGACAAAGTAGACAAGCCGGATTTTTGGGTGTACAAATTGTTGCGCCCAAATCCATAAAGGCTTGGTTGAAATCCCGGCCATTGTCAGTGGGGACAAGTTGTGCTGAAATTTCCCATAGTTGATCTAAGGCTTTCG
The Romeriopsis navalis LEGE 11480 genome window above contains:
- the mutY gene encoding A/G-specific adenine glycosylase encodes the protein MSVRTPADAGHAPNANLVNPLASANLASSSFLYAELSQALLNWYDASGRDLPWRRTQDAYAIWISEIMLQQTQVKTVLPYYDRWLQQFPDVQTLAATAQQTVLKAWEGLGYYARARNLHRASQMIVERFNGEFPNNFDDAMSLPGIGRTTAGGILSSAFNLPLPIMDGNVKRVLARLIGLTVPPAKALDQLWEISAQLVPTDNGRDFNQAFMDLGATICTPKNPACLLCPWRTSCQAYQHNQQTQLPISERKKSLPHKTIGVVMITNNQGEILINQRPEQGLLGGLWEFPSLEVPSGRSTLNAIKKTIPQNFGIRFKLPTAIIQIEHTYTHFKATFHVYQADLDIETETHRQTANSNGAAIEQRWIKLNQLDQFPFPKSHLKMIQAFRATMLPRD